The sequence TTATAAGGATATCTGGGACCCGTGGTTACATTTCATGCAGAGGGACGAGCTAGACTAGGCCTGGAAGAGGATCATTGACAGAGCTCTCACTTAGAGAGTTAAGGAACATACCTTAAGTACCAGTTTCAATACTTCAAAGTTACACACGGAAAAGGAATATATCCTGGTCCTTGTTTCTCTGACTTTAATGACTGGACCACTCACTTTTACTTAtacctactttttattttaattagagtATAGCTTCATGCCTCCTCTCCGGCCGACAATCTCCTCGGTTACTTATGTATCCTAAATACTTTAATTTTCTTGGACTTACTTCAAACTTGATGCCAGATTTGTTAACTACCTAAAATGCTGTAATGTGGCACTTTCTTTGAGAACATTAGTTATAAAGTGTTATGAATGCTGGTATATCAGATACCCATTCATATTcggttcctcccgaactgctaagAGCTGAGTGATTATAGCATGCAGTTCGGGAATCAAGACGAATATTCTCCAGCTAGAATTCAGCATACAAGAATTCTTCCCCAGCAGTCAGtcatatacccaaacatcagcctgaactagatgaagggtacaacaggaatgatttTATTCAGGCAAACTGGCTGgctttttatgcaagtccccaggaaCGGGGTTTACAATAActtattccaggggcattccccactggacctgagagggcacAGGGACAAAGTACATACTGTAGTTACATTGGCTCACAGGTGCAGGACAGTCGCACATGGAATACAATAAtccttcccctttacttaggagataattgagtcaagtattgtactaaactcagttatctccaaacacaaaaaacacatacTTTCACAAAATCCAGAAAGTGCCTTAAACCCCATGGGAACCCCACAAAactcatatcccctgatagccctgatctgggggaccatcatatccaaaaatcacccagatcagttcaggggtttgggatttccatggaagtcataatttgaccgaccgcacacaaggctcctgcccagaaagagttccatgaaatcaggctgtgcggtcggtctctttcgggaagtCAAAAAACCGAACAAATTTATGAACTGTTTCCCTGGCTCATAAGTAGCGTTTGTtggaacaaacctaccgaacagtGCCCTCCTGGCTGGTCGGTGAACAAAAGCAGGCGTCGGCGAAGTTTGACAAGCCAAGTGTCcggttttagttccagacactcaagaCCAAGTCCCGTTGCCTCTGTTCATGCAACAAGATGGCCGTTTATGCGAACGGcgaccacacagagagagcacttaattcaCAGTTCCccttgaagttaatgagccacaGGGATGGTcggtgttcagtagttttaaCTAACGAACGGGGAAAATCCAAAATACCGAACCAAACAGGGTAGTTTCTTCACATTAAGTAGTAATTGTGTACAATATAGCTAAGATACATGATTTATGCATCaatgcacacagagagagagttATTTACTCAGGGGTCTGAGAGGAATGATGGCTAAATGCCTTATGGTACATTGCTTCACCTCGCCAGGCACATAATAGCCTCTTAGTGAATAGATTGTACCTTTGCTCGCTACTGTTTCATTACTTGCGTGTACAGTGATACTTACCCTATGTCTATGCACTGCTTTGTTAATTATGTTTTTATAtgctcaataaagattttttttttttaatatatatatatatatatcataagctGTAAAATATGatgctattttaaccccttaaggaccaaacttctggaataaaagggaatcatgacatgtcacacatgtcatgtgtccttaaggggttaaaaaaaggcAGCGGTCGTCAATTTTTCACTTCTTGGGGTTTTTTTGTGCTTGTTTCTGTAATTGTTTTATGTGAAACTGCAACAGCAGGCAGGTTAGGTTAAGCCGCAGTCGGTCAGACAGTAGGGACTGACCCAACATGGGTCATAATTAAAACAATATCCTTAAGTTTAATTCAATGTAactaacttttaaaaaaaagttgtccTTCACAATCATATTTGCTGAATGCTTGGGTAGCGTGCATTATTTAATTTTCTTGTGATCCCTGTGTGTATAAATACTGTGCGTTCTATTTGTCATTTCTCTGACTGCCACATGCCCAAACTCCAATATCAGATGACAAAAATACTTCAAAACAAAGATGTGAATCAGACCCCCCCTTCGCGCCGATCACTCTCCTTCTCTCCTTAAAACTGAGGATGTGGGTGCTGGCTTCAGTCTACACCTGACTGGTACGCAGACACCCAAAACTATGGCTGAGAGATTTGTAGACAGTAAAATAAAGCCGGGCAAAGTCACTGTGTTTATTAAGAGAGAATGTCCTTACTGTGTTAGAGCCCTAGAAATCTTACAACAATATCGTTTTAAACCAGAGGGCTTTGAAGTTCTTTCTGTCAATGACCAGAATGACACAGAAAAGATTATGCAATGCCTGCTCGAAAAAACAGGACAAAGAACGGTGAGTATTATAGTAGAATATTTTTGAGATGTTTGAAAAGTCATCAATGGGTAGATCACTGAATGTGTTATGAGAATTGTCGGACATTCCAaatgaattgaaagtgaattacaaatttaagtccaaagtagctgaactggaaatattctccaagaCAACTGTGCTTCCAGATtcgctattctggccttaaatatGAACTTCACTTTGACTGCTTGGTTGTAGAGAGGTATTAGCAGGAGAAagatggaagtgctcatgccattgtacagaacattggtgagacctcacttggaatattgaACGCAGTACTGGAGATCCAAAATCCACCTTCTGTTGGGCAGGGCACGAAAGATTCTGCACGTCAGTATTTAGCATAGGCCTGATAACAGAGGGAACAGGGAGGGTACACATCAGACATGTCATTGGTCGGAAGTGTTAGGAGTTTCTCCTTTATTTCCCCAAAAGGACCATCTAAATTGTAATGCAAAACAGATGTGACTATCTCAGAAAATGGATTTCGCTATACGTTGTTGGGGTTTATTGCAAACTTAAATACATGTGGCACAAGTTAACCAAATTTTGCTATTCACATTTTAATCTGTTTCAATTTAAAGTTCAGTGACTTAACCATCTACAAAGACGATTTATAATTTCTGAGCCTGTTTGTTCCTAGGTACCGCGTATATTTTTTGGAAATAATTGCATCGGTGGCTGCTCGGAGCTCTCCATTCTTGAAAGCAACGGGAAGTTGGATCAAACTTTGCAAACTTTAGGCGCTTTGCAATAATAACTTAACTGGTGAGTGATACTTACTACAGCTATATAAGTGTAAATTATATTGGACTTCATTTACTGAACACTGAAATGTAGTGAGTTAATAGCAAAAAAAACATTCataatttaggcaaaaaaaacATTCATAATTCTCCAAATCCATTATAGCCACAGTTTGGCTGTTATCGACAGCTCACTACAatttaatgtttagtgaataaacatcatgtaatatccaaattgtaaaatgtatgtagTATATTATATAACATGTACACGTAATGTACACATTGGTCTATGTGTTTTGGAGCTAGTTTTATTCTGTTCCAATCCACTTGTTTTTGAATGAAATTTCATCATATAAAAACCCCGGCAAAGCTTCATGTTACTCGTAGTAAGCAAGAAATCTATTGGCCATTCCAAGATTGGGCATTAAACTAGATTTGTTTGAAGGCAGCTTTAGGGGTGCAGGACAGGAGCTGGACATAAACCGTATGGAAggtgttttgttgttttgttttttttacacaattttgTTTCAAGGAGGAAATAAAATGAATTACTGAAAGGTATGAAATGCTGTTTATTTGTTgcattagtatttttttaatgGATCATCTATTTGTTACTATATATTAATAGCCctgaaaaacagaaaataagattctttttctttttaacttttcAACAAACTGTGCGGCTActtagggccggtgcaaggatttttgccgccctagtcAAAAAACATTGTGACGCCCCATTTgctccacccactcatgcagactgacatacactgacccaagcagactgacACATACCCATGCAGACTGAAACAGACACACTTACTCATTCAGACtgatatacacatactgacccatgcagattgacgcacacacactgactcatgtaGACTGTCACGTCCTGTTCCGTTCTGCAccgatgtctggccttggcttctggtatccagtactctttttacaattcttgtttagttttcttggtttttctggttttctattcagGCATACAGGGGTTCTAGTCTTCGGACTGCCACCCGTGACACTAACGCTGTAACGAACCTTATGTACTTCGTGCAGTACGTTCGTTCGCACACTCCCGAAATGCTAGAGGCTTAGTGAATATAGCCCGTTCACACCGTACGCTGGTTTGTACTTTCCCAAAATCCAAGCTGGTAGTGAGAATAAATCAATCGGTTCGTcgttcgcatacccaaacatcagggAAGGGGACAACTGAATTGTTTTGTTATGGCCAggtggcccacttatatacacagacccccatcaTGGGGTCTCAAGCAAGGACATAGTATAACACTCCCACAAAACGTCCAAGACACtcccaggcgtctctgtgtctgggagataatttagtgtactttgcttaaactaattatctcctagGTACTAGAGGTACAAATCATAAAATATCCCAAAATACCTATAACACCTAGAGGAACCACCACAAATATCAtatcccggatagcctggatctgaacgTCTTACATATCCAAATAGCCCTCAGATCCCACTGATACAGctgaatagacatgtgcaattcgtttcggtccgaatttaagttcggacaaatttcgtacatgcggacattcagatgcttctgaatgtctgaattgccgaattggtgaatttccgaagtgccgaaccgaaccgatttgccgaagtcccgaatttccgaagtgccaaagtgctttggatttctgaaaaagtggcaaaacaggagagagggggaaaattaagggaatggtgacaggaatctaaccgtaaccctactcctaagcctactcctaaccctagccctaaacccacccctaaccctactagggttaggggtatggttaggtttaggggtagggttaaaggAAGGTTAGGGTTATGGAGTTAGGCTTatggggttagggttgggttacgGTTAAGGGtaggagttaggggtagggttaaggttaggggtagggttaagggtgggGTTAGGGATGGGGTTAGGGTTAAAGGTAGGGAGAGGGGTTAGGTGTTAGtggtagggttggggtaggggttAGGGGTTATAGTTTGGGGTAGGTGTAGtgttagggttggggtagggttagggttagggaactgcccaagtgccgaatttccaaattGCGGTAGTCCTGAATTTcataagtgccgaaccgaacctaagtgccgaagtgccgaatttacgaagtcccaaattgccgaagtcaaTTTAAGGCTATGCTGGTCGTTATTATAAAAATATCAGAGAATATGAGTATTTGAATAAAAGGGTCTCTATTGCCTTTTAGAAATCATGTACAGAATTCAGAATTGCCATAAAGCATGCACAGATTGAGAGATTTTAATTCGGATTTGAATTAAAATTTTAGATGATACCAGTAAATTTGTAAATTGAATAACTTTCTCTATAGTGCACTGAGATGCTGCGAAGAATACATCCGGATACTTGACAGACTCAGGATACTCAAAGTATTCATACCAGATAGACACAATGTATCAACCTTGCAGAGTACGTAGGATCAGGATTTTGCTCCTCTTCACTCCTCTTCTGCTTTCCCTCCTTTCATTTTTGGTTTTACCCTTTCATATGATGTCACTGACCTCATGTGCCCTCTATGCCGACAAATTCCAGGAACTGCGAGGCTTAATGCTCTTATCTGTCTCTTATGCTCTTACATacaaattataatatttatatgtgtTAAAGGGAACACTACattggaggaaaaaaataaatctcgatttattagatataccctcataaaaaactatttctgcaTTTTTTAACTGAGGGTATAGCTAACAACAGCTTGTAattgctgcagatctcttgtctgaagcattTGCAAGCCCTCTTTCAGTCTGGGCAAAATGAATGACTGATCAGAGGCTTCTTATTGAGATGCCTCTGATTCTGAGAATTCAGGCAATCAGGGATAACAATGGGGATGAAGGGACACAAGGATCAAATAAGCCCAGTGCATGCGCGAGCTCACAGACATAGTGTGACTTTGACTTCCGGAAGTTTTGTGGAGCTCATAGAACCAGAATATTAACAACCCGGCCGACAGACTGGCAGCCTGGGTGGCATTTCTGTAATTTGTGATGATTTGTAAACGTTCTGATTTCAGATATAAAGCATCAGTTTGATAAAAACTGTAATTAAAATAAGACTGCCCTGACACAtacagcactttaaaaaaaatctaaaataaaagtcATATTTATTGGAAAATGTTGAACAGCACCTTTCAAATATGAAAGTTTTAAATATAACGTTGTGTGAAAAACGCATAAGATGTTTGATTCACTAAAAACTTATATTTTGGAGGCTTTACAAAATCATAATTTTGAGGTGAAAAATAGCCAGACTGGCTATTacaactcgttttttttttaaatgttttttcccGCATGGTTTTTCCCGCATGTGGTCGACAACTCTTGTCagggaggtgtctctgggtcgcaTGGTCGGTACCTTTAGCAAGGGAAATACTGTTAGATTCCTAGTTttagttttgggtttttttttttttttttggttttttttttaattctttatttttgttgtgcacaaaattaacagaaagccttggtgcgccacaacagcgacatcaagaaAATTGGTAGACATTTGCAGTACCAGTCGTGGCATTCGTTTGTCAAGGCACATTTTTAGATTAATGAGATCAATAtacattgctgaatcttgcatATCACATAGGGTgacattgctgaatcttgcctatcacatagggtaacattgctgagtcttgcctatcacatagggtaacattgctgaatcttgcatatcacatagggtaacattgctgaatcttgcctatcacatagggtaacattgctgaatcttgcatatcacatagggtaacattgctgaatcttgcatatcacatagggtaacattgctgaatcttgcatatcacatagggtaacattgctgaatcttgcctatcacatagggtaacattgctgaatcttgcctatcacatagggtaacattgctgaatcttgcatatcacatagggtaacattgctgaatcttgcatatcacatagggtaacattgctgaatcttgtctatcacatagggtaacattgctgaatcttgcctatcaTAACTATTGAGCGAGTGATACTAGGCTATACAAATCCTAGGCATAGTGATAGGGAGCTGTAAAATTAAGCTGAGTAAGACAGGCTAATAAAAAcgtagtaatataatataattacagTGTTAAACCAAATAATAAGGTGATTGTCGCTTGTGTACCGCTGGGTTTTCTGCCGCCTGGGTTAGAGTCCCTGTCAGACTTAGCTTAGTTGGCAGCCAGCTCATGTAGTCTGAATATCAGCCGATACCTTGGCTGGGTACCCATCTTCCACATGTGTACTGCCCACAGGCATGAGTCATGCTAAATTTCAGGATTGAGGCATTCCCCATACCACAGGCTTGTTTCAGGGCCTGTACTGTGTTGTTATGAACTCGGAGGTTTCCTGAGTCCCAGTTCCACCCATCCAGGTGTTTGCAGGGGGCTTTGCTGCTTTGGGGCAGGTGTCTGCGTATCGATCCTCTCTGCCTTCGTGTTCGGCGCGTTGGGGGTATTCCCCGGGTGGTCCTAGACCCAGGGAGGTACAGGGTATGGTGTTTTGCTGACCTTGAGGTAGGTTTGCCTTTGGGGGGTCTCTTGGTCCTTGTTCCGTCGTGTGTGTGCTCTCTCACCCGTGGTAGTTTTGCAGGGGGTGCCCGCTTCATCCGGTCCATCAAGGTTGCCCAAAAGCGGTCGAAGGCTGCTTCCAGACGCTCTTCAATGTGGCTAAGTGAGTCCATGTGGTCGTCTTGACGCGGCACTGGGTCCCGTTGTAGAGGCACgggtgcgtccgccatcttgtgtgccacCGCTCGGCGCTCATTTTGTTGCTGCGGCTTCTCCCAACATATCTGGGGTGCCTCAGCATATAGCCCAGCGggggccgggatatcccccaccggcccagagggggggaaagcGGGACCTAAGCTGTCCATGGGGTGTATGATGGACGGGGGACCGGCCGCATCCCCCGCCCTGGAGGAAGTTACAGGCCGCAGGGAACCCTCATCTCCAAGAGTACGCTTTGCCTTCGGGGTTTCACCCCAATAGGTTGCCCCCACATTCCCCTGTCGAGGCATGCCCATTGCAGAGGGAATTAGAGGGTAGATTGTCCGTTTTTTTGCTTAGGAAAGTATTTAGGCTGAGGAGCTCCCTCAGCCTGCGTCCTGCTCAGtcagtggtcaggccccgccccccttagtTTTGGTTTTTAGGTGCGTGAGGGCATCTCTTCGGGACGTTGGGGCATCAAGATTGATCCTGTGGTGGGTTTAGGTCTCTTGCCTTGCATCCAGTTAGCGGCTTATGGCGGGACGTGGCTGGCCCTCGGGTTTTTATAAGATCCGACTGCGTGACGTCCGGAGTTGCCGGACCCCGGTGCTTCGTTCAGGTGTCTCTGGCTCTGCGGGAGTATATGGCGGTCTGGGGCTCCATCCAGGCCGCGTATGATGGCAGGTCCTACTGGCAGGCACCTAAGGTCTCTAACTCTGTCCTACACCTCTTCCTGAGGTGTGGCTTGGTTGGGCTTGGGGTAAATCTGTGCCCTAGCTGGTGTGCTGCCTGTGGGCCGGACGGTTTGCATGTCTCTGGCCTCGCAAGGAATGGGCATCAGGAATCCTGGATCTCTTCCCCATGCTGGTGGCGTTTGGGGGGTCCCAGTTTCAGGATAAATGGGGTGTTTTTTCGCTGCGCACTCTGAGGGGGGTTTAAGCTGTAAATCGTCCGGCGGCCTCCTCCCCTCCAGTAGGTGACTTGCTGCGGCATTTTGGGGCTCTAAAGCTTATGTCTAAATGTGTCTTGGGGGGCAGAGCATATTCCTGGCATTTACGTTTTTGTGGTGGATACTTTCCCTCATTCGCGATGGTTGGGATTTTCGGGCCGTCGGCCCACGGGCGGAGCTGGAAAGGACTCCATGCCCGGTGGAGGTGTGGTTGCTTGGTCTGGCAGATTGCGGGATTTGTCCGTGGGTCAGTGTCTCTGGCCTCGTTGACCCGGTACGGTAAGGCGTGGACATGGTTTCTGGGGTGTAATGGTTGTCACGTACGTCTAACACGGAAACAGCTTTGCGTTTGTTCTGGTGGGAGCACgctccaggtttttttttatgtcgGGAAGGTCGGGCAACGGTATCCTGCTGACAAGATTGGGTGGGGTTCCCCCTCTGGTCTGGTACCTATTTCGAGTTCTGTTTTCTTTGCATTGGCCTATTCCCTGGAATAGGCCATGCGTGTTGGGGAATTGGTGATTCCTAGTAGGCCATGCGGTGGTGGGGTATTGTTTGCCGCCGCTCGGCGCCCTGCGGATCATATCACTATAAGTATTTGACAATCAAGGTCGGATGTTTTCGGGCAGGGTATGGGGGTTCGGCTGTTGCACTTTTCCTTTGTGGAGAACTGTGAGCTGCGCCCAGCATACACAGGCCCTCTTTTGGGTCATGCGGATGGGATCTTTCTTTCCCATTCCCAATTCTTTGGGTCTTTCGCTCGAGTCTGATGGTTCTGGGGATTGGCAGTAGGGAATATTGTGGCATTCCTTTCGGTTTAGCGCTGCCTTGGGGGCTTTTAAGATGGGTATGTCAGCGCACGTGGTGCAGAGAACCGGGAGGGGGTATGGTGAGATGGCTTAGTGTAGTAATGCTGGTTTTGTAGAATTTGTTCAATCCTTGGGGGATTGCGGGTTCAATTCTCAGAGGTGGTGGCTCAACCATTCATTCCTTTGAGCTAGAAAAATGAGTACCAGTACTTTTGTTAAAAGTAACAATTCCCAGGGTACACTTGGAAAACAGAAAATATCAGAATAACAGAAAATATCTGGATGTCCTTTTCCTAGTTATACTCCTAGGTGGCATGCGGGGAGGTGAGCTATTGTGTTGTGCGCCTTCTGAAGCGGAGGTTCGTTGGTTTGGTGCTGGAGGTATGCAATGGGTTCGGCTCCTtccggagcaggttcagctgtcccTAATGTTCGAGTTATCCACCTGGGGGCATTGAGCTTGGGACAATACCAATGTGGTGTTTGGCGTCTGCCCTTAAGAGGGTGTATTTTAGTTGTTTCGTGATGCGTGGTGTTGGGTTCactgtatgacactatgtgttaagttatatatgttaagttatggttatttgtgtctaacgttttggttacggAAACGAAGAGagattattaaaataaagtatggatgtgttatacagtattttaTCATGTTATAATAAAAGTAGTtccgcaataaaaaaaataaatttaaataaataataataaaaaaaataaaaagtaataataaagaaagaaaaaaaaaaaaaaaagatttgtcaGAGGTCATTTCCTGTATCTTTTGGCAGCGGGCCCATAATCGGTGCATGGTACGCTGCCGtatgaaacaaataaacaaaaattggAGGGCCTCTAGGTGTGTTTGAGGGTAAGGAGATTTTGGTTCGCCACGGGGTGTTGTCGCACGCGTGGCAGCTAATGTGTTTCTGGGTGATGGAGGTCGGGCTCAACCTTTTTTCGTCTTGCCATGCagaa comes from Pelobates fuscus isolate aPelFus1 chromosome 5, aPelFus1.pri, whole genome shotgun sequence and encodes:
- the LOC134611996 gene encoding glutaredoxin-1-like, whose protein sequence is MAERFVDSKIKPGKVTVFIKRECPYCVRALEILQQYRFKPEGFEVLSVNDQNDTEKIMQCLLEKTGQRTVPRIFFGNNCIGGCSELSILESNGKLDQTLQTLGALQ